Proteins from a genomic interval of Youhaiella tibetensis:
- the parE gene encoding DNA topoisomerase IV subunit B, with amino-acid sequence MSQTDDLFGDTPPPAPAPASPAPAAQQPARPASAPATGSYSAADIEVLEGLEPVRRRPGMYIGGTDSNALHHLFAEVIDNCMDEAIAGHATRIEVEFDAEGFVTVIDNGRGIPVEAHPKFPNRSTLEIIMTTLHAGGKFDSKAYETSGGLHGVGVSVVNALSDALIIETVRDQQLYRQSFSRGTPTSGVENVGRINNRRGTSVRFHPDPEIFGGRAQLSAQRLFKMTRAKAYLFGGVELRWSCDEAHAAEDVPTKATFHYPGGLRDFMASRIEGETRIVDDIFSGQAGKPGSHGACEWAIAWSLGDGFVSSYCNTVPTPDGGTHETGLRTALLRGLKSYAELTNNKRAAILTSEDVLAHCSAMLSVFVREPEFVGQTKDKLASGEATRIVDNALRDAFDHWLAASPNQASKLLDWAVDRAEERLRRRKEKEVERASATRKLRLPGKLADCTQTAAQGAELFIVEGDSAGGSAKQARSRASQAVLPLRGKILNVAGASRDKLAANQLIADMIQALGCGTRDRYREDDLRYDKIIIMTDADVDGAHIASLLITFFFQEMPQLIDHGHLYLAVPPLYRITQGAKTLYARDDLHKEELIASEFTGRGKIEITRFKGLGEMPFAHLRETTMNPVTRTLLQVKVLQDRDDTRSSVDRLMGNKPESRFDFIQANAAFVTDLDI; translated from the coding sequence ATGTCGCAAACTGACGATCTTTTCGGCGATACTCCGCCACCGGCTCCCGCTCCCGCCTCTCCTGCGCCCGCGGCTCAACAGCCCGCGCGCCCTGCCTCCGCGCCCGCGACGGGCAGCTACTCGGCGGCTGATATCGAGGTCCTGGAAGGACTTGAGCCCGTTCGGCGGCGCCCCGGCATGTATATCGGCGGCACAGATTCCAACGCCCTGCATCACCTCTTCGCCGAAGTGATCGACAACTGCATGGACGAGGCGATCGCCGGTCACGCCACCCGCATCGAAGTCGAGTTCGACGCCGAAGGCTTCGTGACCGTCATCGACAACGGCCGCGGCATTCCGGTCGAAGCGCACCCGAAATTCCCCAACCGCTCGACCCTCGAGATCATCATGACCACCCTCCACGCGGGTGGTAAGTTCGATTCCAAGGCCTACGAAACCTCCGGCGGCCTCCACGGCGTCGGCGTCTCGGTGGTCAACGCCCTCTCGGACGCGCTCATTATCGAAACGGTGCGCGACCAGCAGCTTTACCGCCAGTCCTTCTCTCGCGGGACGCCGACGAGCGGCGTCGAGAACGTCGGCCGCATAAACAACCGCCGCGGCACCTCGGTGCGCTTCCACCCGGACCCGGAAATCTTCGGCGGCCGCGCGCAGCTTTCCGCCCAGCGCCTCTTCAAGATGACGCGCGCCAAGGCCTATCTCTTCGGCGGCGTCGAGCTGCGCTGGTCCTGCGACGAGGCCCATGCAGCCGAGGACGTGCCGACCAAGGCGACGTTCCATTATCCGGGCGGCCTGCGCGACTTCATGGCTTCGCGCATCGAGGGCGAAACCCGCATCGTCGATGACATCTTCTCGGGGCAGGCCGGCAAACCGGGCAGCCACGGCGCCTGCGAATGGGCAATCGCCTGGTCGCTGGGCGACGGCTTCGTCTCGTCCTACTGCAACACGGTTCCCACCCCCGATGGCGGCACCCACGAGACCGGCCTGCGCACCGCGCTGCTGCGCGGCCTCAAGAGCTATGCCGAACTCACCAACAACAAGCGCGCCGCGATACTGACGTCCGAGGACGTGCTGGCCCATTGCAGCGCCATGCTGTCGGTCTTCGTCCGGGAGCCCGAATTCGTCGGGCAGACCAAGGACAAGCTGGCCTCCGGCGAAGCGACCCGCATCGTCGACAACGCGCTGCGCGACGCCTTCGACCATTGGCTGGCCGCCTCCCCGAACCAGGCGAGCAAGCTGCTCGACTGGGCGGTCGACCGCGCCGAGGAGCGGCTGCGCCGCCGCAAGGAAAAGGAAGTCGAGCGCGCCAGCGCCACCCGCAAGCTTCGCCTGCCGGGCAAGCTCGCCGACTGCACGCAGACCGCCGCCCAGGGCGCCGAACTCTTCATCGTGGAAGGCGACAGCGCCGGCGGCTCGGCCAAGCAGGCCCGCAGCCGCGCCAGCCAAGCCGTGCTGCCCCTGCGCGGCAAGATCCTCAATGTCGCCGGCGCCAGCCGCGACAAGCTCGCCGCCAACCAGCTGATCGCCGACATGATCCAGGCGCTCGGCTGCGGCACGCGCGATCGCTACCGCGAGGACGACCTGCGTTACGACAAGATCATCATCATGACCGACGCCGACGTCGACGGCGCCCACATCGCGTCGCTCCTGATCACTTTCTTCTTCCAGGAGATGCCGCAGCTCATCGACCACGGCCACCTTTACCTGGCCGTGCCTCCGCTCTACCGCATCACCCAGGGCGCCAAGACGCTTTACGCAAGAGACGACCTGCATAAGGAAGAATTGATCGCCAGTGAATTCACCGGCAGAGGCAAGATCGAAATCACCCGGTTCAAGGGCCTGGGCGAAATGCCGTTCGCGCATCTACGCGAAACAACCATGAACCCGGTTACTCGGACTTTATTGCAGGTCAAGGTCCTGCAAGATCGCGATGACACCCGATCTTCAGTGGATCGGCTCATGGGCAACAAGCCCGAGAGCAGGTTCGATTTCATTCAGGCCAATGCCGCTTTCGTTACCGATCTCGATATCTAG
- a CDS encoding ABC transporter ATP-binding protein, whose protein sequence is MATSVDIKDLSLSYGAVTVLNKLNLEVGRGEFIVLLGPSGCGKSTLLNCIAGLLDISDGQIFISGKNVTWDEPKDRGIGMVFQSYALYPQMSVEKNLSFGLRVAGVKKEEIEARVKHASEILQIQPLLKRRPVELSGGQRQRVAIGRALVRDVDVFLFDEPLSNLDAKLRSDLRVEIKRLHQRLKNTMIYVTHDQIEAMTLADRIAIMRNGIIQQFDTPHAIYNKPVNLFVAGFIGSPSMNFLNGQVDSDGTFETGGTKISLSGYGWEDGTVRTGKAVLGIRPEHVTVGEAARALPFSTEVDIELVEPMGADTIAWTKLGGQSVTFRAAAEVELHSGQKVTIGFDPARGSLFDAESGERI, encoded by the coding sequence TTGGCTACCAGTGTAGATATCAAGGATCTGTCGCTCAGCTACGGTGCCGTCACGGTGCTGAACAAGCTGAACCTCGAAGTCGGGCGAGGCGAGTTCATCGTGCTGCTCGGACCCTCCGGTTGCGGCAAGTCGACCCTGCTCAACTGCATCGCCGGTCTGCTCGACATCTCGGACGGCCAGATTTTCATCTCGGGCAAGAACGTCACGTGGGACGAGCCCAAGGACCGGGGCATCGGCATGGTGTTCCAGTCCTACGCGCTCTATCCGCAGATGAGCGTGGAGAAGAACCTCTCCTTCGGCCTGCGGGTGGCCGGGGTGAAGAAGGAGGAGATCGAGGCGCGCGTGAAGCACGCTTCGGAAATCCTGCAGATCCAGCCGCTCCTCAAGCGCCGTCCCGTCGAACTTTCGGGCGGACAGCGTCAGCGCGTCGCCATCGGGCGTGCACTGGTACGCGATGTGGATGTGTTCCTCTTTGACGAACCACTTTCGAACCTGGACGCGAAGTTGCGTTCGGACCTGCGCGTCGAGATCAAGCGCCTTCATCAGCGCCTGAAGAACACGATGATCTATGTGACGCACGATCAGATCGAGGCCATGACGCTGGCTGATCGCATCGCCATCATGCGCAACGGCATCATCCAGCAGTTCGATACGCCGCACGCGATCTACAATAAGCCCGTCAATCTTTTCGTTGCCGGGTTCATCGGCAGCCCGTCGATGAACTTCCTCAACGGTCAGGTCGATAGCGACGGCACCTTCGAGACCGGCGGCACCAAGATTTCTCTCAGCGGCTACGGCTGGGAAGATGGCACTGTGAGGACGGGCAAGGCTGTTCTGGGCATCCGTCCTGAGCATGTAACCGTCGGGGAGGCCGCCCGGGCTCTGCCGTTCAGCACGGAAGTCGATATCGAGCTGGTTGAGCCGATGGGCGCGGACACGATCGCCTGGACGAAGCTCGGCGGCCAGTCGGTGACGTTCAGGGCCGCCGCGGAGGTCGAGCTGCACTCCGGACAGAAGGTGACGATCGGCTTCGATCCCGCCCGCGGGTCGCTGTTCGACGCCGAGAGCGGCGAACGCATCTAG
- a CDS encoding carbohydrate ABC transporter permease has translation MTTTVATEQALTQRQLKARAGRRRLAGKLSAIIGTLPMMIVAIGVFVVGIIFTVVLSFTNSKLFPSFNFVGWRQYEILWATPRWQQSVINIWFYGFGHIALCLSLGFALAVAIDQRVRGEDAFRTVFLYPFALSAVITGLVWQLMLDPNWGFQAFVRSLGYTDFTFAPLASSNTALLGMVVASVWNGVGVTMAILLSGLRGVDEEIWKAARIDGIPTWRTYLSIVVPMMRGAVATALVLLVVNVVRTFDIVIAMTGGGPGISTQMPATYVIDNINSRNVGHGMAAATCMLLPIAALIIIQAIYRWRVSRRGRTV, from the coding sequence GTGACCACGACTGTTGCGACCGAGCAGGCGCTCACACAGCGTCAGCTCAAAGCGAGAGCCGGTCGCCGGCGACTAGCCGGCAAGCTTTCGGCCATCATCGGGACATTGCCCATGATGATCGTGGCGATTGGCGTCTTCGTCGTCGGCATCATCTTTACGGTGGTGCTCTCTTTCACCAACTCCAAGCTCTTTCCCAGCTTCAACTTCGTTGGCTGGCGTCAGTATGAAATCCTGTGGGCGACGCCCCGCTGGCAGCAATCGGTCATCAACATCTGGTTCTATGGCTTCGGCCATATCGCCCTTTGCCTGAGCCTGGGATTTGCGCTGGCGGTGGCCATCGACCAGCGTGTCCGCGGGGAAGACGCGTTCCGAACGGTATTTCTCTACCCGTTCGCGCTCTCGGCGGTGATCACCGGTCTGGTCTGGCAGCTCATGCTCGATCCGAACTGGGGCTTCCAGGCCTTCGTTCGCAGCCTCGGCTACACCGACTTCACCTTCGCGCCCCTGGCAAGTTCCAATACCGCGCTGCTCGGCATGGTCGTCGCCAGCGTTTGGAACGGGGTGGGTGTGACCATGGCGATCCTGCTCTCCGGCCTGCGCGGCGTGGATGAGGAAATCTGGAAGGCGGCGCGCATCGACGGCATCCCCACCTGGCGCACCTACCTGAGCATCGTCGTTCCGATGATGCGCGGGGCGGTGGCCACGGCCCTGGTGCTGCTCGTCGTCAATGTCGTGCGCACCTTCGATATCGTCATCGCCATGACCGGCGGCGGCCCGGGCATCTCAACCCAGATGCCGGCGACCTACGTCATCGACAACATCAATTCTCGCAATGTCGGTCACGGCATGGCGGCAGCGACCTGCATGCTGCTCCCGATTGCCGCGCTGATCATTATCCAGGCGATCTACCGTTGGCGCGTTTCGCGCCGTGGGAGGACCGTATGA
- a CDS encoding sugar phosphate isomerase/epimerase family protein: MKDFSFQLYSARNFPPLENNLAMVKRLGYTQVEGFGGLYADVDGLAASLKAHGLAHPTGHFGLDQLKDTSNALRIAEKLGVKKIFCPYLAPQDRSADDSKWIELAETLGKLGEVFNREGYGFGWHNHDFEFVATTNGHLPIDLILETAPNLEWEADVAWIVRGKADPIAWFDKYGKRITAVHVKDIAPAGENANEDGWADVGFGTLGWDNLIKEVKARTAAQYFVAEHDNPSDIERFASRSIATASKWA, encoded by the coding sequence ATGAAGGACTTCTCGTTCCAGCTTTACAGTGCGCGCAACTTCCCGCCGCTGGAGAACAACCTCGCCATGGTCAAGCGCCTTGGCTACACGCAGGTTGAAGGTTTTGGCGGTCTTTACGCCGATGTCGACGGCCTCGCGGCGAGCCTGAAAGCGCATGGCCTGGCCCATCCGACGGGCCATTTCGGACTCGACCAGCTCAAGGATACGTCCAACGCGCTCAGGATTGCCGAGAAGCTCGGCGTCAAGAAGATATTCTGCCCCTACCTGGCGCCCCAAGATCGTAGCGCAGACGATTCCAAGTGGATCGAGTTGGCCGAGACGCTCGGCAAGCTGGGCGAGGTGTTCAACAGGGAAGGTTACGGATTCGGCTGGCACAACCACGACTTCGAGTTCGTCGCTACCACCAACGGCCACCTGCCCATCGACCTGATTTTGGAGACTGCCCCCAATCTGGAGTGGGAGGCCGATGTCGCCTGGATCGTGCGCGGCAAGGCCGATCCTATCGCCTGGTTCGACAAGTACGGCAAGCGCATCACCGCCGTTCACGTCAAGGATATCGCGCCGGCAGGCGAGAACGCCAATGAAGATGGCTGGGCGGACGTTGGCTTCGGCACGCTCGGCTGGGACAACCTCATCAAGGAAGTGAAGGCGCGTACGGCCGCGCAGTATTTCGTGGCCGAGCACGATAATCCTTCCGATATCGAGCGTTTCGCGTCGCGCTCGATCGCAACCGCCAGCAAGTGGGCGTGA
- a CDS encoding carbohydrate ABC transporter permease has protein sequence MSSLAMQAGIEPSGPRPKQVTAARVGIYAFLLIAALFFLVPLIVMIMTSMKSMNEIRGGNIFALPTQPTFDYWVKAWSSACTGVACTGLAPGFFNSVKITVLSVPISIVIAMINGYALSFWRFRGAEFMFAILVFGAFVPFQVLVYPIIFGLSRVGLFGTLPGIVIVHTIFGMPILTLLFRNFFASLPVELFKAARVDGAGFWRIFFSVMLPMSVPIAIVAVILQVTGIWNDFIFGLVFAGRENMPMTVQLNNIVRTSTGTVEYSTNMAATVLTGAVPLIVYFVSGKWFVRGIAAGAVKG, from the coding sequence ATGAGTTCCTTGGCAATGCAGGCTGGCATCGAGCCCTCGGGGCCCAGGCCCAAGCAGGTTACCGCAGCGCGCGTCGGCATCTACGCCTTTCTTCTCATCGCCGCGCTCTTCTTCCTCGTCCCTCTGATCGTCATGATCATGACGTCCATGAAGTCGATGAACGAGATCCGGGGCGGCAACATCTTTGCGCTGCCGACCCAGCCGACCTTCGACTACTGGGTGAAGGCTTGGAGTTCGGCCTGTACGGGCGTGGCCTGTACCGGTCTGGCGCCCGGGTTCTTCAATTCAGTCAAGATCACGGTGCTCTCGGTGCCCATCTCGATCGTCATCGCGATGATCAACGGCTACGCGCTGAGCTTCTGGCGCTTCCGCGGCGCCGAGTTCATGTTCGCCATCCTGGTCTTTGGCGCCTTCGTGCCGTTCCAGGTGCTGGTCTATCCGATCATCTTCGGGCTGAGCCGCGTGGGCCTCTTCGGGACCTTGCCCGGCATCGTGATCGTCCACACCATCTTCGGCATGCCGATCCTGACGCTGCTGTTCCGCAACTTCTTCGCGTCGCTGCCGGTGGAACTGTTCAAGGCGGCGCGCGTGGATGGGGCAGGGTTCTGGCGCATCTTCTTTTCAGTAATGCTGCCCATGTCCGTGCCGATCGCGATCGTGGCGGTGATCCTCCAGGTCACGGGCATCTGGAACGACTTCATCTTCGGGCTGGTCTTTGCCGGGCGCGAGAACATGCCGATGACGGTCCAGCTCAACAACATCGTGCGCACCTCGACCGGCACGGTCGAATACAGCACCAACATGGCGGCCACCGTGCTTACGGGCGCTGTTCCGCTGATCGTTTACTTCGTTTCCGGCAAGTGGTTCGTCCGCGGTATCGCTGCCGGCGCCGTGAAAGGCTGA
- a CDS encoding ABC transporter substrate-binding protein encodes MKNISAVALLAAAVLGNVSIAQAADVEVIHWWTSGGEQAAVSVFANEFDKTGDKWVDNAIALGETARAAIMQRALGGDPPDAAQFNPGRQYEELISAGLLLDLTPLAEKEGWDKFIRPAETVAPCKIDGKWWCVPVNIHMNNWAWASVAAFKKAGLEVPSTWDEYTADLPKLKEAGVIPFAIGGDGGGWQVSLAANQLILAQLGAEKVEKIWKDKDLDLAGGPEVLKAFTDLKTLGTYADPGSPNRSWSDTTSLVISGEAALQVMGDWAQGEFQVAGQKPGVDYACLLGPLLPEAKNVRIGGDIFVFFKQSDPDVERAQLSLASMMVNPQVQAKFNTAKGSAPIRDDVDLSLANDCMKKAIDVLKQPGAVVPDQNVWRNEAFATAQNAIFSDLIYNANTTPEAAQAQFVELLKNAE; translated from the coding sequence ATGAAGAATATTTCGGCGGTGGCCTTGCTGGCCGCCGCGGTGCTGGGCAATGTCTCGATCGCGCAGGCGGCGGACGTTGAAGTCATCCACTGGTGGACGTCGGGTGGCGAGCAGGCGGCCGTTTCGGTCTTTGCGAACGAGTTCGACAAAACCGGCGACAAATGGGTCGATAACGCCATTGCCCTGGGTGAAACCGCTCGCGCCGCCATCATGCAGCGCGCCCTCGGTGGAGACCCGCCGGACGCAGCCCAGTTCAACCCGGGCCGTCAGTACGAAGAACTCATTTCCGCCGGCCTGCTGCTCGATCTGACGCCGCTTGCCGAGAAGGAAGGTTGGGACAAGTTCATCCGTCCTGCCGAGACCGTTGCTCCGTGCAAGATCGACGGCAAGTGGTGGTGCGTTCCGGTCAACATCCACATGAACAACTGGGCCTGGGCCTCCGTTGCCGCCTTCAAGAAGGCCGGCCTCGAAGTTCCCTCGACCTGGGACGAATACACCGCCGACCTTCCCAAGCTGAAGGAAGCCGGGGTCATTCCTTTCGCCATCGGTGGCGACGGCGGCGGCTGGCAGGTCAGCCTTGCGGCCAACCAGCTCATCCTCGCCCAGCTCGGTGCCGAGAAGGTCGAGAAGATCTGGAAGGACAAGGATCTCGATCTCGCCGGTGGCCCGGAAGTGCTCAAGGCCTTCACCGACCTCAAGACCCTGGGTACCTATGCCGACCCGGGTTCGCCGAACCGCAGCTGGTCCGATACCACTTCGCTAGTGATCTCGGGCGAAGCCGCTCTCCAGGTCATGGGCGACTGGGCCCAGGGCGAATTCCAGGTTGCCGGCCAGAAGCCGGGCGTGGACTATGCCTGCCTGCTCGGGCCGCTGCTGCCTGAGGCCAAGAACGTCCGCATTGGCGGCGACATCTTCGTGTTCTTCAAGCAGAGCGACCCGGATGTCGAGCGCGCCCAGCTCTCGCTGGCCTCGATGATGGTCAACCCGCAGGTGCAGGCGAAGTTCAACACGGCCAAGGGTTCCGCCCCGATCCGTGACGACGTCGACCTGTCGCTGGCCAACGATTGCATGAAGAAGGCGATCGACGTGCTCAAGCAGCCGGGTGCCGTTGTTCCCGACCAGAACGTGTGGCGCAACGAGGCCTTCGCTACGGCCCAGAACGCCATCTTCTCGGACCTGATCTACAACGCAAACACCACTCCGGAAGCCGCTCAGGCGCAGTTCGTCGAACTGCTCAAGAACGCCGAGTGA
- a CDS encoding LacI family DNA-binding transcriptional regulator: MQSIALHSDTSCAAVKIVLDKSHSQWRREEPLAPQKPPKSPTIQDVARKAGVSAATVSRALSAPEKVSGDTRAKVSEAVEATGYTINQAARSLRMREARTILVAIPNMGNPFYSTIMDAVVGEAAERGYGVLVANRLGNDPTQWLRDYFSSNRADGLLLFDASLELGHLPEPPRQRGALPLVLSCDEIIDGGFNLVTTDNRAAAERATRHLIELGHTRIGQIGGRQVHQFPNERTLGFQDAMRKAGLTTRPDWYFPGDHTMACGIRAADSYLALEDRPTALFCANDESMIGFLSRSRAHGIECPRDISLIGFDDISIAENYWPPLTTMRQPRHELGRVATATLLDILDGTTRPNQGLHVILPSQLIIRGSTAACSSHRKAVGQ, translated from the coding sequence GTGCAATCGATTGCACTACACTCAGACACTTCTTGCGCGGCTGTCAAGATCGTTTTAGACAAGTCCCATTCGCAATGGCGACGGGAGGAGCCGTTGGCCCCTCAGAAGCCACCCAAAAGCCCAACAATTCAAGATGTTGCACGCAAGGCCGGAGTTTCCGCGGCAACCGTGAGCCGCGCCCTCAGCGCGCCGGAAAAGGTCTCTGGCGACACGCGGGCCAAGGTTTCCGAGGCTGTCGAGGCGACGGGCTACACCATCAACCAGGCGGCCCGCTCGCTGCGCATGCGCGAGGCACGGACGATCCTGGTTGCGATCCCCAACATGGGCAACCCGTTCTACTCGACCATCATGGATGCGGTAGTCGGGGAGGCTGCCGAGCGCGGCTATGGCGTTCTCGTCGCCAATCGCCTGGGCAACGACCCGACCCAATGGCTGCGAGACTATTTTTCGTCCAACCGCGCCGATGGCCTCCTGCTTTTCGACGCCTCGCTCGAACTCGGCCACCTGCCCGAGCCGCCGCGGCAGCGTGGCGCCCTGCCCCTGGTACTCTCGTGCGACGAGATCATCGACGGCGGCTTCAACCTGGTGACCACCGACAATCGCGCCGCCGCAGAACGAGCCACCCGTCACCTGATCGAACTGGGGCACACCCGAATCGGTCAGATCGGCGGCAGGCAGGTCCATCAGTTCCCAAACGAGCGTACGCTCGGCTTCCAGGATGCGATGCGCAAGGCAGGCCTGACGACCCGGCCTGACTGGTATTTTCCGGGCGACCACACCATGGCCTGCGGTATCAGAGCGGCCGACAGCTACCTGGCGCTCGAGGATCGCCCCACGGCGCTGTTCTGCGCCAACGACGAATCCATGATCGGCTTTCTCTCGCGCAGCCGGGCCCATGGCATCGAGTGCCCGCGCGATATCTCCCTGATCGGGTTCGACGACATCAGCATTGCCGAAAATTACTGGCCACCGCTGACCACCATGCGCCAACCGCGCCACGAGTTGGGACGCGTCGCCACTGCGACGCTGCTCGACATCCTGGATGGCACGACCCGGCCCAATCAGGGCCTGCATGTGATCCTGCCGTCCCAGCTGATCATCCGGGGCAGCACCGCCGCCTGCTCTTCACACCGGAAAGCCGTCGGGCAGTAA
- a CDS encoding DEAD/DEAH box helicase: MTQDFSGLGLSSKVTDAVAAAGYTKPTDIQAQAIPHVLEKKDLIGIAQTGTGKTASFVLPMLTLLESGRARARMPRTLILEPTRELAAQVHENFEKYGKNHRLSVALLIGGVSFEEQNKKLDRGADVLIATPGRLLDQFDRGRVLLTGVDILVIDEADRMLDMGFIPDIERIISLLPPRRQTLFFSATMPPEIQKLTARFLRDPVKVEVARQNSTAETIDQRLVKTGNKPEDKRETLRQQLRAAENLTNAIIFSNRKRDVATLARSLQRHGFSVGALHGDMDQKSRMETLDQFKSNKLTLLVASDVAARGLDIPAVSHVFNFDAPTHAEDYVHRIGRTGRAGRSGVAITLVAPSDAKHIDAITKLIQREIPYVSGKPAAAEETHAEETAKPSRSRRGKAEAKSKPDHGERAEQPAPAEQAAKPARKAKTPRPDKVTGIDASSPFGADGPVPAFLLRPTGR, encoded by the coding sequence TTGACGCAAGACTTTTCCGGGCTTGGCCTTAGCAGCAAGGTGACGGACGCTGTTGCCGCTGCCGGATATACCAAGCCCACCGACATCCAGGCGCAGGCCATCCCCCATGTCCTTGAAAAGAAGGACCTGATTGGCATTGCCCAAACCGGAACCGGCAAGACGGCATCGTTCGTCCTGCCCATGCTCACGCTTCTCGAAAGCGGCAGGGCACGCGCGCGCATGCCGCGAACCCTGATCCTTGAACCGACGCGCGAACTCGCAGCGCAGGTGCACGAGAATTTCGAGAAGTACGGCAAGAACCACCGGCTCTCCGTCGCCCTCCTCATCGGCGGCGTTTCCTTCGAAGAGCAGAACAAGAAGCTCGACCGCGGCGCCGATGTGCTGATCGCGACACCCGGCCGCCTGCTCGACCAGTTCGATCGCGGCCGCGTGCTGCTTACGGGCGTGGACATCCTCGTCATCGACGAAGCTGACCGCATGCTCGACATGGGTTTCATCCCCGATATCGAACGCATCATCTCGCTGCTGCCGCCGCGCCGCCAGACGCTGTTCTTCTCGGCCACGATGCCGCCGGAGATCCAGAAGCTGACTGCCCGCTTCCTGCGCGATCCGGTCAAGGTCGAAGTGGCTCGCCAGAACTCGACCGCCGAGACCATCGACCAGCGCCTGGTCAAGACCGGCAACAAGCCCGAAGACAAGCGCGAGACGCTGCGCCAGCAACTGCGCGCGGCCGAGAATCTCACCAACGCGATTATCTTCTCGAACCGCAAGCGCGACGTGGCGACTCTCGCCCGCTCGCTCCAGCGGCACGGCTTCTCGGTTGGCGCGCTGCATGGCGACATGGACCAGAAGAGCCGCATGGAAACGCTCGACCAGTTCAAGTCAAACAAGCTGACGCTGCTGGTTGCTTCGGACGTCGCCGCTCGCGGCCTCGACATTCCGGCGGTAAGCCACGTCTTCAACTTCGATGCGCCCACGCACGCCGAGGACTATGTCCACCGCATCGGCCGCACTGGCCGTGCGGGCCGCTCGGGCGTGGCGATCACCCTGGTGGCGCCATCCGATGCCAAGCACATCGACGCCATCACCAAGCTGATTCAGCGTGAGATTCCCTATGTGAGCGGCAAGCCTGCCGCCGCTGAGGAGACTCATGCCGAAGAGACCGCCAAGCCGTCGCGCTCGCGTCGCGGCAAGGCGGAAGCCAAGTCCAAACCAGACCACGGCGAACGCGCCGAGCAACCGGCCCCCGCGGAGCAGGCAGCCAAGCCCGCCCGCAAGGCAAAGACCCCTCGCCCGGACAAGGTTACTGGCATCGACGCCAGTTCGCCTTTCGGTGCAGACGGCCCGGTTCCGGCATTCCTCCTGCGCCCCACCGGCCGGTAA
- a CDS encoding Gfo/Idh/MocA family protein, translating into MSKVYGVGIMGAGNISTAYLKLAPLFRNLDVRAIADIMPEAAKRQADAFHVQAQTPDELLKNSEIDVIVNLTVPAAHYSVSKNIVSAGKHAYSEKPFVLSVEDGKQLKKLADERGLKVGSAPDTFLGGVHQQARQIIDSGKVGRIASGTTHVLSRGMEHWHPNPDFFFQPGGGPILDLGPYYITDLISLVGPIKRVTAFTGSANAERTITTPDSPLRGTRIKVGTPTTIHAVLEFHNGAIITLGASWDVFSHGHHNIELYGTEGSLYVPDPNFFSGDLIIADKEGVKETVAPWDHPLGKPNWERPNGPTFANYRAAGLADMMATIETGKQARCGLDVALHAVDVMLSILEAGETGKVVTLSTYCERPAALGPDEARLLLKA; encoded by the coding sequence ATGAGCAAGGTATATGGCGTCGGCATCATGGGTGCCGGCAATATCTCGACGGCCTATCTCAAGCTGGCGCCGCTCTTCCGTAACCTCGACGTCCGGGCCATCGCCGACATCATGCCGGAGGCGGCGAAACGCCAGGCGGATGCCTTCCACGTCCAGGCGCAGACGCCCGACGAACTCCTCAAGAACAGCGAAATCGACGTCATCGTGAACCTGACGGTTCCGGCGGCGCACTACTCGGTTTCCAAGAATATCGTTTCGGCGGGTAAGCACGCCTATTCGGAGAAACCTTTCGTCCTCTCCGTCGAGGATGGCAAGCAGCTCAAGAAGCTGGCCGACGAACGGGGCCTCAAGGTGGGTTCTGCTCCCGATACGTTCCTGGGGGGCGTCCATCAGCAGGCACGCCAGATCATTGACAGCGGCAAGGTGGGGCGCATCGCTTCGGGCACCACGCACGTGCTGAGCCGGGGCATGGAACATTGGCATCCGAACCCGGATTTCTTCTTCCAGCCCGGCGGCGGCCCGATCCTCGACCTGGGGCCGTACTACATCACCGACCTCATCAGCCTCGTTGGCCCGATCAAGCGCGTTACGGCCTTTACAGGTTCGGCAAATGCCGAGCGCACGATCACCACCCCGGATTCGCCCTTGCGTGGGACCAGGATCAAGGTTGGTACGCCCACGACCATTCATGCCGTGCTGGAGTTCCACAACGGCGCGATCATCACGTTGGGCGCGAGCTGGGACGTATTCAGCCACGGCCACCACAATATTGAGCTCTACGGCACCGAAGGCTCGCTCTACGTGCCTGACCCGAACTTCTTCTCGGGCGATCTCATCATTGCGGACAAGGAAGGTGTCAAGGAAACGGTGGCGCCCTGGGATCATCCGCTCGGAAAGCCCAATTGGGAGCGCCCGAACGGTCCGACTTTCGCCAACTATCGCGCCGCCGGGCTGGCCGACATGATGGCTACCATCGAAACCGGCAAGCAGGCACGCTGCGGGCTAGACGTGGCCCTCCATGCCGTGGACGTGATGCTTTCGATCCTCGAGGCTGGCGAGACAGGGAAAGTGGTGACGCTTTCGACCTATTGCGAGCGTCCCGCGGCGCTCGGGCCGGACGAAGCCAGGCTTCTGCTCAAGGCATGA